One stretch of Priestia megaterium DNA includes these proteins:
- a CDS encoding ABC transporter permease — MWAISIKEFQSLFKSIKSIIVILIVCGASYGIAYVVSQFGGQLTSAQIQDGANGGILLMLLGFGPLFVSSLSHNVINQEIKTRTARFLVTKTSRERIVLGKFLGICCFWLVCISISFLLIAFISHHFSFFTFLECLLFTMCMISFVLMLSALVPNPTHTMFLSIILSLVLPVLSEWSMFSSKEYIAWFKYVTPYYYLELEKGYLTVLFIFAAFCLCTALWSFKRREV, encoded by the coding sequence ATGTGGGCCATTAGTATAAAAGAGTTTCAAAGCTTATTTAAAAGTATTAAATCAATTATCGTTATTTTAATCGTATGCGGTGCTTCCTATGGAATAGCTTATGTAGTTAGCCAATTTGGAGGCCAATTGACAAGTGCCCAAATTCAAGATGGAGCTAACGGTGGAATTTTGCTAATGCTTCTCGGGTTCGGACCTTTATTTGTCTCAAGTCTTTCTCATAATGTTATTAATCAAGAAATTAAAACAAGAACAGCTAGATTTTTAGTTACCAAAACATCAAGAGAACGTATTGTGCTAGGAAAATTCTTAGGTATTTGTTGTTTCTGGCTTGTTTGTATCTCTATTTCTTTTCTACTGATTGCGTTTATTTCGCATCATTTTTCTTTTTTTACATTTTTAGAGTGCCTACTATTTACTATGTGTATGATTTCATTTGTATTAATGCTTTCAGCTTTGGTGCCAAATCCAACTCATACCATGTTTTTATCGATTATTTTATCGCTTGTTTTACCGGTACTGAGTGAATGGAGCATGTTTTCCTCAAAAGAATATATTGCATGGTTTAAGTATGTAACACCTTACTACTATTTAGAGCTGGAGAAAGGCTATCTAACAGTTCTTTTTATTTTCGCAGCGTTCTGTTTATGTACGGCACTTTGGAGTTTTAAAAGGAGAGAAGTATAA
- a CDS encoding ABC transporter ATP-binding protein: protein MYAIETSKLTKKYGSKTVVNGINLQVPQGEIYGFLGRNGAGKSTFINMLTGVSFPSAGEFTLLGQSDVDLELQKKIGVLPDYANFYDEMTALNHLRYFLKINGHRFSKEHCSDVLKKVGLEGHEHQKVGKFSFGMKKKLGIAQAIVTDPDLIFLDEPTSGVDVESALHIHELIRELQNQGKTIFMTSHNLNEVEKICTRVAIMKNGVILIEGTMEELRFQYQAKKTVMIKHDPYPSSHKEYIQQFFRTLSPEVEYHHMYTKVMLQKERNIPLIIRELIQCGIDIYQVHVEEPSLEEIFLQKNIVDHSQVS, encoded by the coding sequence ATGTATGCCATTGAAACAAGTAAATTAACTAAAAAATATGGATCTAAAACAGTTGTTAACGGTATTAATTTACAGGTACCACAAGGAGAAATTTACGGGTTTTTAGGAAGAAACGGAGCAGGGAAGTCTACATTTATTAATATGCTTACCGGCGTTTCATTTCCTTCAGCAGGAGAATTTACGCTGCTGGGACAGAGTGATGTTGATTTAGAGCTTCAGAAGAAAATAGGCGTTCTTCCTGACTATGCCAACTTTTACGATGAGATGACAGCGCTCAATCACTTGCGCTATTTTTTAAAGATAAATGGCCATCGCTTTTCCAAAGAACACTGTAGTGATGTACTGAAGAAAGTAGGTTTAGAAGGACATGAGCATCAGAAAGTTGGAAAATTTTCATTTGGGATGAAAAAGAAGTTAGGAATCGCTCAAGCAATTGTAACAGACCCAGATCTTATCTTTTTAGATGAACCAACTTCTGGAGTAGATGTTGAATCTGCTCTTCACATTCATGAACTAATAAGAGAACTCCAAAATCAAGGCAAAACGATTTTTATGACGTCTCATAATTTAAATGAAGTCGAGAAGATTTGTACACGTGTAGCAATTATGAAAAATGGGGTCATTTTAATAGAAGGTACAATGGAAGAGCTGCGCTTTCAATATCAAGCGAAAAAAACGGTGATGATCAAACATGATCCTTATCCAAGCAGTCACAAAGAATATATTCAACAGTTTTTCCGTACGTTGAGTCCCGAAGTTGAATACCATCACATGTACACAAAAGTGATGCTTCAAAAAGAAAGAAATATTCCTCTTATTATTCGCGAATTGATTCAATGCGGCATCGACATTTATCAAGTTCACGTCGAAGAACCTTCTTTAGAGGAAATCTTTTTGCAAAAAAATATTGTGGATCACTCACAGGTGAGTTAA
- a CDS encoding undecaprenyl-diphosphatase, whose protein sequence is MLSAINSVDYTIFHAVNQYASHVKPLDSLMVFFADYAQYVLIVLLGLFLLINKNGSRVVAFQALCACATGVIINKVISLFAYRDRPFISHHVNQLIDHAANSSFPSDHATSALVITFTIWLHFKRSGRMWVVMGALIAFSRVWVGVHYPFDVLTGAILGCVLALFIHYVIFNTKLMRAITNLSIFRKSAYDEQSQYY, encoded by the coding sequence ATGTTATCAGCTATTAATTCAGTAGATTATACCATTTTCCACGCGGTGAATCAGTATGCCTCACACGTAAAGCCTCTAGATTCGCTGATGGTATTCTTTGCAGATTATGCCCAGTATGTACTTATCGTTTTACTCGGCTTGTTTTTACTTATTAATAAAAACGGCAGCCGTGTTGTAGCATTTCAAGCTTTATGTGCTTGTGCCACAGGAGTCATTATCAATAAAGTGATTAGTTTATTTGCTTATCGAGATCGTCCGTTTATCTCTCACCACGTGAATCAGCTTATTGATCACGCCGCAAATTCTTCATTTCCAAGCGATCATGCTACATCTGCATTAGTTATCACTTTTACCATTTGGCTGCATTTCAAACGTTCAGGGCGCATGTGGGTTGTCATGGGTGCACTCATTGCATTTTCACGCGTATGGGTTGGCGTTCACTACCCATTCGATGTGTTAACAGGAGCCATTTTAGGCTGCGTGCTGGCGCTGTTTATTCATTATGTTATTTTTAATACGAAACTGATGAGGGCTATTACCAACCTGTCTATTTTTCGAAAATCAGCTTATGACGAACAGTCTCAATATTATTAA
- a CDS encoding organic hydroperoxide resistance protein, protein MKALYETTVVNTGGRTGEVHSLDNIFNLDVATPPALGGEATTATNPEQLFAAGYSACFNSALEFMLKKHNVEIKSSEVKATVQLLPDKADQGVKIGVALEAHIEGLDLETAKKYVDLAHSYCPYSKAISGNVDVTVEVV, encoded by the coding sequence ATGAAAGCTTTATATGAAACAACAGTTGTTAACACAGGTGGAAGAACAGGAGAAGTTCACTCTTTAGATAACATCTTTAACTTAGATGTTGCAACACCTCCAGCGCTTGGCGGAGAAGCAACAACAGCAACAAACCCAGAGCAGCTATTTGCAGCTGGATACAGTGCTTGTTTCAACAGCGCGTTAGAATTTATGCTGAAAAAACATAACGTAGAAATCAAAAGCAGTGAAGTAAAAGCTACTGTTCAGCTGCTTCCTGATAAAGCTGATCAAGGAGTGAAAATTGGAGTAGCGCTTGAAGCTCATATCGAAGGCTTAGATTTAGAAACAGCTAAAAAATATGTAGACCTAGCTCATTCATACTGCCCGTATTCAAAAGCAATCAGCGGCAACGTAGACGTAACGGTAGAAGTAGTTTAA
- a CDS encoding sodium:proton antiporter, with protein MEGLSVFLLVFLLGIRHGLDADHLAFIDGQTRYNWRMGSRFAPWIGTLFSLGHGGMVAVTAGVLGVVMKNFTFPSYFDNFASWVSIISLFLIGTLNTYHLLRTKNKEEDFQLSGLKGKFIPKIAKGTTNPFLIILVGALFALAAETVSQTAVWSLAVGNAGKYTPLLLGLVFMFGMMLTDTIDSMIVHKMVNESSKFGQSASRLMGWVIVVLAYGVSFYLAFTFFNPWAEVNFEMVGVILFIFLVSMFVFVSAKSKGKNIKINVN; from the coding sequence ATGGAAGGTTTATCAGTTTTTTTACTTGTCTTTTTATTAGGAATCAGGCACGGATTGGATGCAGATCACTTAGCTTTTATTGATGGCCAGACCCGATATAATTGGCGAATGGGGAGCCGTTTTGCCCCGTGGATCGGAACGCTGTTTTCACTAGGTCACGGAGGAATGGTGGCCGTCACGGCTGGGGTGCTGGGCGTGGTGATGAAGAATTTTACGTTTCCATCATATTTCGATAATTTTGCGTCTTGGGTATCCATTATCTCTCTCTTTCTGATTGGGACATTAAACACATATCATTTGCTTCGAACTAAAAATAAAGAAGAAGATTTTCAGCTGAGCGGATTAAAAGGGAAGTTTATCCCGAAAATCGCAAAAGGAACAACTAATCCTTTTTTAATTATTCTTGTAGGGGCGCTGTTTGCTTTAGCAGCTGAAACGGTCAGTCAAACGGCCGTGTGGTCTCTAGCTGTAGGAAACGCAGGAAAGTATACGCCGCTTTTATTAGGACTAGTGTTTATGTTTGGCATGATGCTCACAGATACAATCGATTCAATGATTGTACATAAAATGGTGAATGAATCGAGTAAATTTGGACAATCTGCTTCCCGCTTGATGGGCTGGGTTATTGTTGTCCTCGCGTATGGTGTGTCATTCTATTTAGCATTCACTTTCTTTAACCCATGGGCCGAAGTAAACTTTGAAATGGTTGGCGTTATTCTGTTTATTTTTTTAGTGTCTATGTTTGTTTTTGTGAGTGCGAAGTCAAAAGGGAAAAATATTAAAATAAATGTCAATTAG